Proteins from one Cryptomeria japonica chromosome 4, Sugi_1.0, whole genome shotgun sequence genomic window:
- the LOC131071674 gene encoding putative UPF0481 protein At3g02645 has protein sequence MALVGSSDELISDEWIAEVQKIVEARDGDGSVSVGTESKRVPEVVAEAKADAYAPLIVSLGPYYYRALRDAPVGPLHHGLSIISQMEMYKLKYFKDAVRNDPERICEFLENTVQPNKSKLEQFYNWKLDTQEDFRKFGWMMMVDSFFLYQFLKDACDQAGQSRLPSATGSIKCDIVKLENQLPLFLLNQAHDHLTLNGDGSFDELLKRQMASLCSFDKFECSSVKNEGEEKHLLAYMHKCVSSFLQMEEEKHGSNCFQESQIAIGGAISIACRTCCFPQARAGRSDFKINARKLVKHGITLTPFILGKSMQQIRFDRYSGTLYLPKLTVTDMFTEVVLRNLLALEFIETNRGTVITQYVELMKSLIDTAKDVKVLRKCGVIVPGSSMISDDYIAAMWKDICKPFFAASVHPSLQFEHIKESLNRKYYIVKGKAVCLAKGFCLVQTPFKLVKGICMVMLG, from the coding sequence ATGGCGCTTGTTGGTTCAAGTGATGAACTTATTTCAGACGAATGGATTGCTGAAGTGCAAAAGATAGTTGAAGCAAGAGACGGTGATGGTAGTGTTTCAGTTGGTACAGAGAGCAAGCGCGTTCCAGAGGTTGTGGCGGAGGCCAAAGCAGACGCATACGCTCCTCTAATTGTGTCGCTGGGGCCTTACTACTATCGCGCCCTCAGGGATGCTCCTGTCGGGCCTTTGCATCATGGCCTCTCCATCATTTCCCAGATGGAAATGTACAAGCTCAAATATTTCAAGGATGCTGTGCGCAATGATCCAGAACGTATTTGCGAGTTTCTCGAAAATACGGTCCAGCCCAACAAATCTAAATTGGAGCAGTTTTACAACTGGAAACTGGATACGCAGGAAGACTTTCGAAAGTTTGGGTGGATGATGATGGTAGATTCCTTTTTCCTCTACCAGTTTCTGAAGGATGCTTGTGATCAAGCTGGTCAATCTCGCCTTCCCTCAGCAACGGGAAGCATAAAGTGTGACATTGTCAAGTTAGAAAACCaacttcctcttttccttctcaaTCAAGCTCATGATCACCTCACTCTAAACGGTGATGGTAGCTTTGATGAGCTCTTGAAGAGGCAGATGGCTAGTCTGTGTTCGTTTGACAAATTTGAGTGTTCCTCAGTTAAGAATGAGGGCGAGGAGAAACATCTGTTGGCCTACATGCACAAATGTGTTTCCTCCTTTCTCCAAATGGAGGAAGAAAAACACGGATCCAATTGCTTCCAGGAATCTCAGATTGCCATTGGAGGGGCCATTAGCATAGCATGCCGTACTTGCTGTTTTCCTCAAGCGAGAGCCGGCCGAAGTGATTTTAAGATTAATGCCAGGAAGCTGGTCAAACATGGAATTACGTTGACACCTTTTATTCTCGGCAAGAGCATGCAGCAAATCAGATTCGACAGGTATTCCGGCACCCTTTATCTTCCAAAGTTGACTGTAACTGACATGTTCACTGAAGTGGTGTTGAGGAATTTGCTAGCACTGGAGTTCATTGAGACGAATCGAGGGACGGTGATAACACAGTATGTGGAGCTCATGAAAAGCCTCATCGACACAGCCAAGGACGTTAAAGTCCTCAGAAAATGTGGCGTTATAGTTCCTGGAAGCAGCATGATAAGCGACGACTACATTGCTGCCATGTGGAAGGACATTTGTAAGCCTTTCTTTGCAGCCTCCGTTCATCCTTCCCTTCAATTTGAGCATATCAAGGAATCGCTCAACAGAAAGTACTATATAGTAAAAGGCAAAGCTGTCTGCCTCGCAAAGGGTTTTTGCTTGGTGCAGACCCCTTTCAAACTAGTCAAGGGAATATGCATGGTTATGCTAGGTTAG